In a single window of the Niabella ginsenosidivorans genome:
- the accC gene encoding acetyl-CoA carboxylase biotin carboxylase subunit, producing the protein MFKKILIANRGEIALRVIRTCREMGIQTVAVYSTADSESLHVKFADEAVCIGKPASIDSYLNVPNIMAAVEITNADAVHPGYGFLAENAKFAQICNENKIKFIGPTAEMINKMGDKITAKETMIRAGVPVVPGGEGLLHSLDEAKGLAKEIGYPVILKATAGGGGKGMRVVWKESDMEHAYDTAKAEAAAAFKNDGIYMEKFVEEPRHIEIQVAGDQYGTICHLSERDCSIQRRHQKLVEESPSPFMTDELRYKMGEAAKKAAAAIGYESVGTIEFLVDKHRNFYFMEMNTRIQVEHCVTEEVINFDLIKEQIKIAMGEKVSGADYYPEMHAIECRINAEDPYNDFRPSPGKITNLHVPGGHGVRVDSHVYAGYTIPPYYDSMIGKLITVARTRDEAIDTMYRALSEYVIEGVKTTIPFHLQLMQNEDFRSGNFNTKFMESFVMKK; encoded by the coding sequence ATGTTTAAAAAAATATTAATTGCCAACAGGGGCGAAATTGCCCTGCGTGTTATAAGAACCTGCCGGGAAATGGGCATTCAGACAGTAGCCGTATATTCTACAGCAGACAGCGAAAGCCTGCATGTAAAATTTGCGGATGAAGCCGTTTGCATCGGAAAACCGGCCAGCATTGATTCCTACTTAAATGTGCCCAATATAATGGCAGCCGTAGAGATCACCAACGCGGATGCCGTGCACCCGGGTTACGGGTTCCTGGCCGAAAATGCGAAGTTTGCCCAGATCTGTAATGAGAACAAAATAAAATTCATTGGCCCTACTGCCGAAATGATCAATAAGATGGGTGATAAGATCACCGCCAAGGAAACTATGATCAGGGCAGGCGTACCGGTAGTTCCCGGAGGTGAAGGACTGCTGCATAGCCTGGATGAGGCAAAAGGACTGGCTAAAGAGATCGGCTACCCGGTTATCCTGAAAGCAACAGCCGGCGGTGGCGGCAAGGGTATGCGCGTTGTATGGAAGGAATCCGATATGGAGCATGCCTATGATACGGCTAAAGCGGAAGCCGCAGCAGCGTTCAAGAACGATGGCATTTATATGGAGAAATTTGTGGAAGAGCCCCGCCATATTGAAATACAGGTTGCCGGCGACCAGTACGGAACCATCTGCCACCTCAGCGAACGGGATTGTTCTATCCAACGCCGTCACCAGAAACTGGTGGAAGAGTCCCCGTCTCCTTTTATGACGGATGAATTGCGTTATAAAATGGGGGAAGCCGCCAAAAAAGCAGCTGCTGCCATCGGGTATGAGAGCGTGGGCACCATTGAGTTCCTGGTGGATAAGCACCGGAATTTTTACTTTATGGAAATGAACACGCGCATACAGGTAGAGCATTGTGTAACGGAAGAGGTGATCAATTTTGACCTGATCAAAGAACAAATCAAGATCGCAATGGGCGAGAAAGTTTCCGGGGCCGACTACTACCCTGAAATGCATGCTATTGAATGCCGCATCAATGCGGAGGATCCTTATAATGACTTCCGGCCTTCACCGGGAAAGATTACCAACCTGCATGTACCGGGCGGGCATGGAGTGCGCGTAGACAGTCATGTTTATGCAGGCTATACCATTCCTCCCTACTATGATTCCATGATCGGGAAACTGATAACGGTAGCCCGCACACGGGATGAAGCCATTGATACCATGTACCGGGCGCTGAGTGAATATGTCATTGAAGGGGTTAAAACAACCATCCCTTTCCATCTGCAATTAATGCAGAATGAAGACTTCCGCAGTGGCAACTTTAATACCAAGTTCATGGAAAGCTTTGTTATGAAGAAATAA
- the efp gene encoding elongation factor P: MANTSDISRGMILKLDGNLYSVVEFGENKTARAAAKVWAKLKGVDNTRTIEKTWNSGDTIFPVRVEKRAFQYLYKDDTGYNFMDNDTFEQISVAENLIDAPQFLKEGQEVAIAMNTETELPVSVELPDKIVMLVTYTEPGLKGDTATRTLKPATVETGATISVPLFVNEGELIRVNTKTGEYVERVKD; encoded by the coding sequence ATGGCAAATACTTCCGACATCAGCCGCGGCATGATCTTGAAGCTCGATGGCAACCTTTATTCAGTAGTTGAGTTTGGCGAAAACAAAACTGCCCGTGCAGCAGCAAAAGTTTGGGCGAAATTAAAAGGTGTAGATAATACCCGTACTATTGAAAAAACATGGAACTCCGGGGATACCATCTTCCCGGTACGTGTTGAGAAAAGAGCGTTCCAGTATTTATACAAGGACGATACGGGCTATAACTTCATGGATAACGACACGTTTGAGCAGATCAGCGTTGCCGAAAACCTGATCGATGCGCCCCAATTCTTAAAAGAAGGACAGGAAGTAGCTATTGCAATGAATACCGAAACAGAGTTGCCGGTTAGTGTAGAACTACCTGATAAGATTGTGATGCTGGTAACTTATACCGAGCCGGGATTAAAGGGAGATACAGCAACCCGTACTTTAAAGCCGGCTACCGTTGAAACCGGGGCAACCATCAGCGTTCCCCTGTTTGTAAATGAAGGAGAGCTGATCCGGGTGAACACGAAGACCGGGGAATACGTTGAACGTGTAAAAGATTAA
- a CDS encoding YifB family Mg chelatase-like AAA ATPase: MLVKINGSAVYGVTAIPIIIEVNWMASGKDPMIVGLPDSAVKESLQRVENAVRTNGFEMPRTRVVVNMAPADIKKSGTAFDLPIAIGILAATEQLQNTEALASYVIMGELSLDGQLRAVKGALPIAIQARKQDFKGLIVPKVNAREAGLVNQLNVYGVETIKEVVDFFENGEKGLTPVVVNTREEFFYSQYNFEVDFADVKGQENIKRALEIAAAGGHNAVLIGPPGAGKTMLARRLPTILPPLTLQEALETTKIHSVAGKLPENATLISRRPFRSPHHTISDVALVGGGGVPQPGEISLAHNGVLFLDELPEFKRSVLEVMRQPMEERRVTISRAKLAIDFPASFMLIASMNPCPCGFHNHPERECTCAPGAVQKYLNRISGPLLDRIDLHVEVTPVHFSELSIAKPEKNSAEIREKVIRAREVQAERYKQDEGIYCNAQMSSRQLNEICRIDQAGQLLLKKAMEKLNLSARAYDRILKVSRTIADLEGSESIKPEFLAEAIQYRSLDREGWAG, encoded by the coding sequence ATGTTGGTGAAAATCAATGGTAGTGCTGTGTATGGAGTTACCGCCATACCCATCATTATAGAAGTTAACTGGATGGCATCAGGAAAAGATCCTATGATTGTGGGACTACCAGACAGCGCTGTAAAGGAAAGCCTGCAACGGGTAGAAAATGCCGTCAGGACCAATGGTTTTGAGATGCCACGTACTAGAGTGGTGGTAAATATGGCGCCGGCTGATATTAAGAAAAGCGGAACTGCTTTTGATCTTCCTATTGCCATAGGCATCCTGGCTGCAACAGAGCAGTTGCAAAATACAGAAGCCCTGGCCAGTTATGTGATTATGGGGGAACTGAGCCTGGATGGTCAGTTGCGGGCGGTTAAAGGGGCTTTGCCTATAGCTATACAGGCGCGTAAGCAGGATTTTAAGGGCCTGATCGTTCCCAAAGTAAATGCCCGTGAAGCCGGTTTGGTGAATCAGTTGAATGTATATGGAGTGGAAACAATAAAAGAGGTGGTCGATTTTTTTGAGAACGGAGAAAAGGGATTGACGCCTGTTGTGGTGAATACACGCGAAGAGTTTTTTTATTCCCAATATAATTTTGAAGTGGATTTTGCGGATGTAAAGGGCCAGGAAAATATTAAACGCGCATTAGAGATTGCGGCAGCAGGCGGGCATAATGCCGTTTTAATTGGCCCGCCAGGGGCAGGCAAGACCATGCTGGCCAGGCGGTTGCCTACCATTCTGCCACCGCTGACCCTGCAGGAAGCCCTGGAAACAACAAAGATCCACTCTGTTGCAGGAAAGCTGCCTGAAAATGCAACGCTGATTTCCCGCAGGCCCTTCCGGTCTCCCCATCATACTATTTCTGATGTAGCCCTGGTAGGGGGAGGAGGTGTGCCGCAGCCCGGAGAAATTTCCCTGGCGCATAATGGGGTGCTGTTCCTGGATGAGCTTCCTGAATTTAAAAGATCAGTACTGGAAGTGATGCGGCAGCCCATGGAAGAACGCCGGGTGACCATTTCCCGTGCAAAGCTGGCGATCGATTTTCCCGCAAGCTTTATGCTGATAGCCTCTATGAATCCCTGCCCCTGTGGTTTTCACAACCATCCGGAAAGGGAATGCACCTGTGCGCCTGGCGCTGTTCAGAAATACCTGAACAGGATCTCCGGCCCCTTACTGGATCGGATTGACCTGCATGTAGAAGTAACGCCCGTTCATTTCAGCGAATTATCAATAGCAAAACCGGAAAAAAACTCTGCAGAGATCCGTGAAAAAGTAATACGCGCAAGAGAGGTGCAGGCGGAACGCTATAAACAGGACGAGGGTATTTACTGCAACGCTCAAATGAGCAGCAGGCAGTTAAATGAAATCTGCCGGATTGACCAGGCAGGGCAACTGCTTCTGAAAAAAGCAATGGAAAAGCTGAACCTTTCTGCAAGGGCATATGATCGCATCCTGAAGGTTTCCCGTACCATTGCCGACCTGGAAGGAAGTGAAAGTATCAAACCGGAGTTTCTTGCCGAAGCCATTCAATACCGCAGCCTGGACCGGGAAGGGTGGGCTGGGTAG
- the ftsZ gene encoding cell division protein FtsZ, giving the protein MIHFDLPKEQSSIIKVIGVGGGGGNAVNHMFSQNIDGVNFIICNTDAQALSNSQIPNRIQLGPQLTSGLGAGANPEIGRQATEESLEEIKRIVEVNTKMAFITAGMGGGTGTGGAPIIAKICKDLGVLTVGIVTMPFAYEGKKRHKQAEEGIKILKQYVDTLLVISNDKLRHQFGNLKMREAFEKADNVLATAAKCITDVINSTGQINVDFADVCTVMKNGGVAILGSATASGENRAQRAIEEALNSPLLNDNDIRGAKWILININSAEGDSEFTMDEVEVIQAHLLSQAGENTDVILGLGYDNSLGDEIGITLIATGFENKDPFVKPVLKKEEQAEGKIVMTLTPQENTAPKIENKVTQPEVLEHELKEAEKSLGIPTDPMMPKLVDEPYFDAPMPTLEDISDLEYANNAEVHYTLSAEDNEKIGAHAEPEKEVVVEIVAEEDTAFYSPAIPAEDRVMEQPIVKEPEAEPDYAAGAGVRSYLAKPSNIYAEPRKEEPAANKEAAKPVYGEEKMELVEREEAKREEAPATLYSRVSGKQEEPPVQPQLSAEEELQLQKRKQVERLQKLRNLSFNVNNSDPNSEYETIPAYIRRNMELQDNTSHIESYYSKFEVSSDDKNQGQINTINTFLDGKKPD; this is encoded by the coding sequence ATGATACATTTTGATCTACCCAAAGAACAGTCATCCATTATCAAAGTCATTGGTGTTGGCGGCGGTGGTGGTAACGCTGTGAACCACATGTTCAGTCAAAACATCGACGGAGTAAATTTTATTATTTGTAATACGGATGCCCAGGCGCTGTCTAACAGCCAGATACCCAACCGCATTCAGTTAGGGCCACAGCTGACTTCCGGTTTGGGGGCCGGTGCTAACCCGGAGATCGGCCGCCAGGCAACCGAAGAGTCATTAGAAGAGATCAAACGCATTGTAGAGGTAAATACCAAAATGGCCTTTATTACCGCCGGAATGGGAGGAGGTACCGGTACCGGTGGCGCGCCCATCATTGCAAAGATCTGCAAGGACCTTGGTGTGCTTACAGTGGGCATTGTGACCATGCCCTTTGCCTATGAAGGAAAAAAACGGCACAAGCAGGCAGAAGAAGGCATTAAGATCCTGAAGCAATATGTAGACACCCTGCTGGTGATCAGCAATGACAAGCTGCGCCATCAGTTTGGAAACCTGAAGATGCGCGAAGCATTTGAAAAAGCAGATAATGTGCTGGCAACTGCCGCCAAATGTATTACTGATGTTATTAACAGCACCGGCCAGATCAACGTAGACTTTGCGGATGTTTGCACCGTAATGAAAAATGGTGGCGTGGCTATTTTGGGAAGCGCAACCGCATCCGGTGAAAACCGGGCACAGCGGGCCATTGAAGAAGCATTGAATTCTCCGCTGCTTAATGATAACGATATCCGTGGCGCAAAATGGATCCTGATCAATATCAACTCAGCTGAAGGAGATTCAGAATTTACAATGGATGAAGTGGAAGTGATCCAGGCGCACCTGCTGAGCCAGGCCGGTGAAAATACAGATGTGATCCTTGGTTTGGGTTATGATAACTCACTGGGAGATGAAATAGGTATTACGCTGATCGCAACCGGTTTTGAGAATAAAGACCCGTTTGTAAAACCGGTATTAAAGAAAGAAGAACAGGCAGAAGGGAAAATTGTAATGACCTTAACGCCCCAGGAAAATACAGCCCCTAAAATTGAAAATAAAGTAACGCAGCCGGAAGTGCTGGAGCATGAACTAAAGGAAGCAGAAAAAAGCCTGGGCATACCCACGGATCCGATGATGCCCAAACTGGTAGATGAGCCTTATTTTGATGCACCAATGCCTACACTGGAAGATATTTCTGATCTGGAATATGCCAATAATGCAGAGGTGCACTATACATTGTCGGCAGAAGACAATGAAAAAATAGGGGCACATGCAGAACCGGAGAAAGAAGTAGTGGTTGAGATCGTTGCAGAAGAAGATACAGCATTTTATTCACCTGCGATTCCGGCTGAAGACCGCGTAATGGAGCAGCCCATTGTGAAAGAGCCGGAGGCTGAGCCGGATTATGCAGCAGGTGCAGGCGTGCGCAGCTATCTGGCAAAACCTTCCAACATCTACGCAGAGCCCAGGAAAGAAGAGCCGGCTGCAAATAAAGAAGCAGCAAAACCGGTATATGGTGAAGAGAAGATGGAGCTGGTAGAGCGTGAAGAAGCAAAAAGAGAAGAAGCGCCTGCCACCCTATACAGCCGGGTAAGCGGCAAGCAGGAAGAACCGCCTGTACAGCCCCAATTATCGGCAGAGGAAGAATTACAATTGCAAAAGCGCAAACAGGTAGAGCGTTTGCAAAAACTGCGCAATCTTTCTTTTAATGTAAATAACAGCGACCCCAACAGCGAATATGAGACCATACCCGCCTACATCCGCCGTAATATGGAGTTGCAGGACAACACCAGTCACATAGAAAGCTATTACAGTAAGTTTGAAGTAAGCTCCGATGACAAGAATCAGGGTCAGATCAATACCATTAACACCTTTCTGGATGGTAAAAAACCAGACTGA
- a CDS encoding Crp/Fnr family transcriptional regulator, with protein MPGPLSNKFPFTAAQWLQYKNYFKRITVPSKTVLLNEGAVSKKLYLIEKGCIRVWFNNNGRDITFQFFFENDTVASIESFRKKIPSLVTIETIEPSTLWWIYKKDMDRIIEEVLTTPALRDQFINAVFERTFDYMKHFFSFIRNTPEQRYTHLLNERPQLIQRVPQHYIASYLGITPVHLSRIKNKLAKNKPPR; from the coding sequence ATGCCCGGTCCGTTAAGCAATAAATTTCCGTTTACAGCAGCTCAATGGCTTCAATATAAAAATTATTTTAAGCGCATCACCGTGCCTTCAAAAACGGTGCTTTTAAACGAAGGCGCTGTTTCAAAGAAGCTATACCTGATTGAAAAAGGCTGTATCCGTGTTTGGTTTAACAATAACGGTAGGGATATCACGTTCCAGTTTTTCTTTGAGAACGATACGGTTGCCTCTATTGAAAGCTTCCGCAAAAAGATTCCCAGCCTTGTTACCATTGAGACCATTGAGCCCAGCACACTCTGGTGGATCTATAAAAAAGATATGGACAGGATCATTGAAGAAGTGCTGACCACACCTGCTTTAAGAGATCAGTTCATCAATGCAGTATTTGAGCGGACATTCGACTATATGAAGCATTTCTTCTCCTTTATCCGGAATACCCCCGAACAGCGCTATACCCACCTGCTTAATGAACGGCCACAACTCATACAGCGCGTGCCGCAACATTATATCGCTTCTTATTTAGGGATCACGCCTGTGCACCTGAGCCGTATAAAGAATAAGCTGGCAAAAAACAAACCTCCCCGCTGA
- a CDS encoding DUF5684 domain-containing protein → MYNQPYFSAGSIVICLGIGIIVIIALWKIFEKAGRSGWEAIIPIYNMYILLKIVGKPGWWLILMLIPFLNFIFSIWTINMLSKSFGKDEGFTVGLILLGFIFYPILGFGNARYLGPYGDPRAFQAYQQGNRFDFEKKNF, encoded by the coding sequence ATGTACAATCAACCTTATTTCTCAGCTGGTTCCATAGTTATCTGCTTAGGCATTGGAATCATTGTTATTATTGCCCTGTGGAAAATTTTTGAAAAGGCAGGGCGTTCCGGCTGGGAAGCCATCATTCCTATTTACAATATGTATATACTGCTGAAGATCGTTGGTAAGCCCGGCTGGTGGCTGATCCTAATGCTTATCCCCTTTTTAAACTTTATCTTTTCAATATGGACAATCAATATGCTTTCAAAAAGCTTTGGGAAAGATGAGGGTTTTACCGTAGGTCTTATTCTTTTAGGATTTATCTTTTACCCAATCCTGGGTTTTGGAAATGCAAGATACCTGGGGCCATATGGAGATCCCCGGGCATTTCAGGCATATCAACAGGGAAACCGGTTTGATTTTGAGAAAAAAAATTTTTGA
- a CDS encoding tail fiber domain-containing protein, whose product MNNRTVIYMLCLMTGMCATHTMKAQTLSDKDIKTHITEIESPLQKLMQLEPRQFLYNSHKYKYLKLNEGQQYGFIADNMKRIFPDLVKEKKISRPFGKNAYRYARVSTIDQTALIPVLVASIKQQQETIEQLKTQVAELKKEIAVK is encoded by the coding sequence ATGAACAACAGAACTGTTATATACATGCTCTGCCTGATGACGGGAATGTGCGCCACTCATACAATGAAAGCACAGACCCTGTCTGATAAGGATATAAAAACCCATATTACCGAAATAGAAAGCCCTTTGCAGAAACTGATGCAGTTAGAGCCCCGGCAGTTTCTGTACAATTCCCACAAATATAAATACCTGAAGCTGAATGAAGGACAGCAATACGGTTTTATAGCTGATAATATGAAGCGCATCTTTCCGGATCTTGTAAAAGAAAAAAAAATATCCCGCCCTTTTGGTAAGAATGCTTACCGGTATGCAAGGGTAAGCACAATTGATCAGACAGCTCTTATTCCCGTACTGGTGGCGTCTATAAAGCAACAACAGGAAACCATTGAGCAATTAAAGACCCAGGTAGCGGAACTGAAAAAAGAGATCGCAGTAAAATAA
- a CDS encoding porin codes for MRRILLLTKTILVSGAVFAQDTTTVDIKEKGDLQINGSVDVYYRYNFQNAKSSSSGVLNNNVTSFTNSQNSIELGMASVKASYTKGKAGVVVDLGFGPRAKEFAYAESGISQAIKQAYVTYSPTDYLTFSAGKWGTHLGYEVLDPQLNRNYSMSYMFSYGPFSHTGLKANVTLGDGFGLMAGVTNPTDFLSASFAKKNIIGQLSKTSESVSAYLNYVGGKDTANNNSNQLGLTVTAKIVDQFSIGYDGTVKFIDPVTGGSGSWWGSALYFNVDPSEKFGITLRGEYFDDKKGFTAVGTSVVQGTLSFNIKPVTGLTLIPEFRLDSAKDPIFSKNSGADTKSTGTFLLAAIYSF; via the coding sequence ATGAGGAGGATTTTATTGCTTACAAAGACCATTCTTGTTTCGGGCGCAGTGTTTGCCCAGGATACAACAACTGTTGATATTAAGGAAAAGGGCGACCTGCAGATCAACGGTTCCGTAGATGTCTATTACCGGTACAATTTTCAAAACGCGAAGTCTTCCTCTTCCGGTGTTTTGAACAACAATGTTACCAGTTTTACCAATTCCCAGAATTCAATAGAGCTGGGCATGGCTTCGGTAAAGGCCAGCTATACAAAAGGAAAAGCCGGAGTAGTGGTGGACCTGGGCTTTGGCCCGCGGGCAAAGGAGTTTGCCTATGCTGAAAGCGGAATTTCCCAGGCGATCAAACAGGCTTATGTAACTTATTCTCCTACAGATTATCTTACTTTTTCTGCAGGTAAATGGGGAACGCACCTGGGCTATGAGGTGCTGGATCCGCAGCTGAACAGGAACTATAGCATGAGCTATATGTTCTCATACGGACCTTTTTCACATACCGGGCTCAAGGCCAATGTTACTTTGGGCGATGGCTTTGGTCTTATGGCAGGGGTAACAAACCCGACTGATTTTTTATCAGCCTCCTTTGCTAAAAAGAATATTATCGGTCAGCTCAGCAAAACTTCTGAATCGGTAAGCGCTTATTTAAACTATGTAGGCGGTAAGGACACAGCCAATAATAACAGTAACCAGCTGGGGCTTACGGTTACGGCAAAGATCGTAGATCAGTTCTCTATCGGATATGATGGCACAGTGAAATTTATTGATCCGGTTACGGGAGGATCTGGTTCCTGGTGGGGATCTGCATTATATTTCAATGTGGATCCGTCAGAAAAATTTGGCATTACCCTGCGTGGCGAATATTTTGACGATAAGAAAGGCTTTACTGCAGTAGGAACTTCAGTTGTGCAGGGCACATTATCTTTTAACATTAAACCGGTAACAGGGCTCACCCTAATCCCAGAGTTCCGGTTAGACAGTGCCAAAGACCCGATCTTTTCAAAAAATTCAGGAGCTGATACCAAAAGCACCGGAACATTTTTATTAGCGGCGATCTATTCCTTCTAG
- a CDS encoding GNAT family N-acetyltransferase has product MEITIRRAVAADCKRILELVRELAVYEKAPQEVTVSLAHFTESGFGPNPVWWAFVATSFSLSAGGEPKETIHGFALYYIRFSTWKGKAMYLEDILVTEKMRGHKIGTLLFDRLFEEAREKGFRRICWQVLEWNEPAINFYKKYNASFDGEWINCAVDVH; this is encoded by the coding sequence ATGGAAATAACAATCAGAAGAGCAGTTGCAGCAGATTGTAAACGGATACTGGAGCTGGTACGGGAACTGGCGGTATATGAAAAAGCACCTCAGGAGGTAACAGTATCCTTAGCTCATTTTACGGAAAGCGGGTTTGGCCCCAATCCTGTATGGTGGGCCTTTGTAGCAACCTCCTTCAGCCTTTCTGCGGGAGGAGAGCCAAAAGAAACGATCCATGGTTTCGCATTATATTATATCCGTTTTTCTACATGGAAAGGGAAAGCTATGTACCTGGAAGACATTCTGGTTACTGAAAAAATGCGTGGCCATAAAATTGGCACATTGCTATTTGACCGGCTTTTTGAAGAAGCAAGGGAAAAGGGCTTCAGGCGCATCTGCTGGCAGGTACTGGAATGGAATGAACCTGCGATCAATTTCTACAAAAAATATAACGCCAGCTTCGACGGGGAGTGGATCAATTGTGCTGTGGATGTTCATTAA
- a CDS encoding quinone oxidoreductase family protein: protein MKAAILFEKGGIPRYTEDFPEPAAKNDKECLLFVKAVSIKHFDKLRAAGKHYAAAPEEKPAQIIGGDGVGLLEDSTRVFAFNGKGMMAEKAIVEKNKIIPLPDGIDDAAAAALPNAVAGSVMALRFRAGMKEGETVLINGATGFTGKTSVQVAKLLGAKKTIATGRNEESLQALAALGAHEIVSLKQDDEQFITQIQKIHRATPVDIVIDYLWGHTATLLLQALKGNGSFTHKTRFVSVGAMTGDTIVLSSEILRSTDLYLAGSGIGSWTKEEIQQLFHEILPQFLQMAADHKLIVNTQTVHLQDIAAFWDTVASGGKRLVVLI, encoded by the coding sequence ATGAAAGCAGCAATATTATTTGAAAAAGGCGGCATACCTCGATACACAGAAGATTTTCCCGAACCGGCAGCAAAAAACGATAAGGAGTGTTTGTTGTTTGTGAAAGCCGTATCCATTAAACACTTTGATAAATTAAGGGCTGCCGGCAAACATTATGCTGCAGCGCCTGAAGAAAAGCCGGCGCAGATAATAGGCGGGGATGGTGTTGGCCTGCTGGAGGATAGTACCCGGGTATTTGCCTTTAACGGTAAAGGCATGATGGCTGAAAAGGCCATCGTGGAGAAGAATAAAATAATTCCGTTACCCGATGGTATTGATGACGCCGCAGCTGCTGCCCTGCCCAATGCGGTTGCCGGTTCTGTAATGGCGCTTCGATTCAGAGCCGGTATGAAAGAGGGTGAAACCGTACTGATCAACGGAGCTACCGGTTTTACCGGCAAAACATCCGTTCAGGTGGCAAAGCTCCTGGGTGCAAAAAAAACCATTGCAACCGGCAGGAACGAGGAATCCTTACAAGCACTGGCAGCATTGGGAGCGCACGAAATTGTTTCCCTGAAACAGGACGATGAGCAATTTATTACGCAAATCCAAAAGATACACAGAGCTACCCCTGTTGATATCGTTATTGATTATCTGTGGGGACATACCGCAACATTGCTTCTGCAGGCGCTGAAAGGCAACGGGTCTTTTACACATAAAACACGGTTCGTATCTGTAGGCGCCATGACAGGAGATACAATTGTACTTTCATCAGAAATATTAAGAAGCACTGACCTGTACCTGGCAGGATCAGGAATAGGCAGCTGGACAAAAGAAGAAATACAGCAATTGTTCCATGAAATACTACCGCAGTTTCTTCAGATGGCTGCCGATCATAAGCTGATCGTTAATACCCAGACCGTGCACTTACAGGATATTGCAGCATTTTGGGACACCGTTGCTTCGGGGGGCAAACGGTTAGTGGTACTGATCTGA
- the accB gene encoding acetyl-CoA carboxylase biotin carboxyl carrier protein — protein MDFKQIQELIKMVNKSNIGELSIEQKDFKVTIRQKEESVTQVVTAAPVQYQQPQAPAQLPSQTAPTPPAQAPKTAEPPANTITIKSPMIGTFYRKPAPDKPNFVEEGDVVSPGKVICVIEAMKLFNEIESEVSGKIVKVLVEDASPVEFDQPLFIVEP, from the coding sequence ATGGACTTTAAGCAAATCCAGGAGTTAATCAAAATGGTTAACAAATCCAATATTGGCGAATTAAGCATTGAACAAAAGGACTTCAAAGTAACCATCCGCCAAAAGGAAGAATCCGTTACACAGGTAGTAACAGCCGCCCCGGTTCAATACCAGCAACCCCAGGCTCCGGCCCAGCTTCCTTCTCAAACTGCACCAACTCCACCTGCCCAGGCTCCCAAAACTGCTGAACCCCCGGCCAATACCATTACTATAAAAAGCCCGATGATCGGTACTTTTTACCGCAAACCGGCTCCGGATAAACCCAATTTTGTTGAAGAGGGCGATGTAGTAAGCCCCGGAAAGGTCATCTGTGTTATAGAAGCCATGAAACTGTTTAATGAAATTGAAAGCGAAGTGAGCGGAAAGATCGTCAAAGTACTGGTAGAAGACGCCTCACCGGTAGAATTTGACCAGCCGTTGTTCATTGTGGAACCCTGA